GCGATTGAAGCTCAATCCGATCCGGTCGACAGTCGAGGGTAAATCCGTCACGCTGATCGACGACAGTATCGTCCGAGGGACGACGTCGAACCAGCTCGTCTCGTTGCTTCGGGAGGCCGGCGCGACGGAGGTTCACATGCGCATCGGCGCGCCGCCGATCACCGCCCCCTGTTACATGGGGATCAACATGGCGACCCGCGAGGAGTTGATCGCCGCCGGCCAATCGGTCGATGACGTCCGTGAGGAGATCGGTGCCGACAGCCTCGCCTATCTCTCGATCGACGCGATCGCGGCGGCCCTCGGTGAGGACCACGACGACCTCTGTCTCGGCTGCGTGACGGGGGAGTACCCCTACGAGATCGACGGCGAGGAGACGGACCGCGATATCGACCGCCCGCAGGTCGGTGATCGGGGGCTTCCGGCCGACGACTGAGTCGAATCAGTAGACGACGTGAAGCAGCGTGTAGACGACGGCCCCGAGGCTGAAGGAGATCAACCACAACGAGGCGGCGATCCGACCGACCGTCGCGTGGCGCGTTCGGGGTAGCTCCGTCACCGAATGCGAGAAGGCGAGCAACAGGACGTAGTAGACGAGCGGGATACAGACGATTGCCAGCAGGATATGCACCCCCAAAAGCGGGAGGTAGACGAACCGGTAGACCGTCTCGGGACCGGGGAACGGTTCGGGGCCGCCTAAGACGATCAGCCGGTAGAGATAGAGGACGAGAAAACCGGCGAACAGCATCGTCGAGGCGATCATCGCGAACCGGTGGTTTTCGATCTCTCCCGTCCGAATCCAGTACCAGCCACCCGAGATGGTGAGGATCGCCGTCAGGCTGATGGCGGCGTTGAGATGTGGAATCGCGGTTATGACCCACTCGGGGGCCGCCGGTACGAGGCCACTGGGAACGTATCCGAGGGCGGCGCCGAAAACGAGCGCGAGCGAGAGTACGCTCAATACGCCCGTCAGTGCGGGTACGTGAGCGCGCACCTGCTGTTGCATACTCGACCGTGAGACCGCCGAACCCATAGCCGTTACCAACCTGCGTCGATAACACATAATTAAACCGTTATGAAAAGGTTAATAGGATTTAAGCACCGTATTAGAAAGTGAACACGATACGGAGACTACATTGGCATGAAAAAATCACTATCCCGTCGAGCCCTCCTCGGAACCGTTGGCGCAGCTTCCATCACGTTGGCTGGGTGTATGGATACCGAAAGCGACAACGGCAACGGCAATGGAAACGGCAACGACACTAACGGCAACAGCACCGGCGGCGGAAACGGCAACGAGACCGACAACGAGACAGACAACGGCGGCGAGCCAAACGAGGCCGCCCAGGCCGCTGCGACGGAGTACGGCGAGGTCCTCGACGATTTCGAGGCGATCAACTGGTACGCGCTCAGGGACGAGCAGATTTCTCCCGACGACAACCAGGCCGTTACCGGCAACCAGTCGATGTCGGTTCAACTCGACGGGAACGTCTCGACCGTTGCGTGGTCTCCCTCCTCGACGCTCGACCTCACTGACCAGTACCTCTCGGCCGCGGTGAAGGTGAACTCCCCGGTGGGGGGGCGCCTCTCGCTTCACGTCCGTGCCCCCGGCGGCGACGACTACGTCACCTCGGCCCGCCGGCTGCCGAGCGCCGTCGATCAGTGGTTCCGGGTCGACTTCGGGTACACCGTCGGCTACGGCGGCCCCGATTTCTCCCAGGTCCAAGAGCTCCGCTTCGAGATGGTCGGTCCCGAGGGCAGCCCGGTCGATTACCGGATCGACGACCTCCGGACGACGCCCGCCAAAGACGAGAGCAACGTCATTCTCGCGTTCTACGGCGGGCTCGAGGAGCACTACGAGACGGTCTTCCCGCTGCTCGAGGAGCGCGGCTGGGTCGGCGCGCTGGGGATCTCCCAGGACCTGCTCAACACCTCGGGACGGCTCTCGACCGAGCAACTGCGGGAGATGCGCGATGCCGGCTGGGACGTCTGTTCGTATCCCATGCACACTGGCGACCTGACCCAGTACGGGATGGACGAACAGCGTCGGATCGTCGAGAACAACCGCGATTACCTCGCGAACCGCGGGTTCGAGGAGGGGTCACAGCACTTCTTCACGCCGCGCAACCGGATGAACAACGACCTCCTGAACGTCCTGCGGGACACCCACGAGACGGCGTACGTCTTCGGGGCGTGTTCCAGCGGCATTCCGCCGACGGGCCGACACACCATCTCCGCGATCAGCGGATCGAGCTACCAGAGCACCCGCAAACCGATCCTGCGCG
The DNA window shown above is from Halalkalicoccus subterraneus and carries:
- a CDS encoding polysaccharide deacetylase family protein yields the protein MDTESDNGNGNGNGNDTNGNSTGGGNGNETDNETDNGGEPNEAAQAAATEYGEVLDDFEAINWYALRDEQISPDDNQAVTGNQSMSVQLDGNVSTVAWSPSSTLDLTDQYLSAAVKVNSPVGGRLSLHVRAPGGDDYVTSARRLPSAVDQWFRVDFGYTVGYGGPDFSQVQELRFEMVGPEGSPVDYRIDDLRTTPAKDESNVILAFYGGLEEHYETVFPLLEERGWVGALGISQDLLNTSGRLSTEQLREMRDAGWDVCSYPMHTGDLTQYGMDEQRRIVENNRDYLANRGFEEGSQHFFTPRNRMNNDLLNVLRDTHETAYVFGACSSGIPPTGRHTISAISGSSYQSTRKPILRADIHNQVVVPYFETIGEEGMSVEEFEQQLDRIEDNSYGNGLEPITPTQLLENY
- a CDS encoding DUF420 domain-containing protein → MQQQVRAHVPALTGVLSVLSLALVFGAALGYVPSGLVPAAPEWVITAIPHLNAAISLTAILTISGGWYWIRTGEIENHRFAMIASTMLFAGFLVLYLYRLIVLGGPEPFPGPETVYRFVYLPLLGVHILLAIVCIPLVYYVLLLAFSHSVTELPRTRHATVGRIAASLWLISFSLGAVVYTLLHVVY